The sequence CGCTGCGGCCGACGCGGTCGGTCACCGTCCCCGCGAGCGTCACGCCCGGTGTGAGCGCGAGCGCCCCGTAGAGCGCGGCGCGCAAGGCGGGCGGCGCGGGTTGCTCGCGCAGGGCGGTCGCGATCGCGTCGAACACCTGACCCTCGGGCGAGTGGCCGCCCTGGCCGATGTGTGCCCGCAGACGCTCGTACACCGCCTGCGGGTCGGTCGGGAACGCGAGCAGCTCGGCGCGGGAGAGCTTCTCGCCGCCGATCAGGTAGTGGTGCTGCGCGCCAAGGCGCCCACCGCGTCCGTCGCCACCCGGCACCGCGACATCCGGCCCCTGGACGCGATCCGCGTCGGCGGGCGTCAGCGGCCGTCGCTCGACGACCCGCGCGACCAGCCGCCCCGGCCGCTCGAGGCTCGACCAGATCTCGCGCTCGGACTCGACCACCGTCACCGCATGCTCGTGTCGGGGATCGACGCCGGCGAACATCGACAGCCCCATCGTCCGTGACCGCACGTAGAAGTACTGGTCGTCACGCGGGACCGGCGCGGGCCGGTCCTGCGCGACCGCGGCGACGGCACGCAGCACCTCGCCCGCCGTGGCCGGCGGGGTCGAGCGCGTCGTGAGCACGAGCACCGCAACGGCGGTCGCCGCGAGCGCCGCGATCGGCACCAGCAGCCGCCAGCGCCGCCGCGGCCGCTCGGCGCGCGCGAACGCCGTGTCCAGCTCCACTCGCAGCTCGTCCAGGATGTCAGGCACGGTGGGGCTCCTCGCTGAGATGGCGGCGCAGCGCGCCGAGCGCCCGGCTCACCCGCGCGCGGGCGGTCTGCTCGGAGATGCCGAGCGCACGCGCGACGTCCGCATAGTCGCGCTCCTCGACGATCCGCAGCTGGAGCGCGTCGCGATGGTCGTCGGTGAGCTGCTCGAGCCCTGCGGCGATCACCTCGCCGATCCCCGCGAGCGCCTCGATCCGGTCGTACTCGTCCTCGGTCAGCGCGCGCCGCTCGACGCCGAGCTTCGCGAGCGCGCGCCGTTCGACGTGCGACCGGCGGCGCCAGTCGGCGAGCAGGTTGCGTGCGATCCCGTACAGCCACGCGGCCTGCTCGGCATCGGTGTGCGCACGGCAGCGCCGCCGCTCCACGAACGCCCGCGCGAACGTCTCCGCCACGAGGTCGACCGCCACCTCGGGCTCGAACGTGCGCCGCGCGAAGAAGCCGAGCATCGCGCGCGCGTGCCGGTCGTACAGGCGGGTGATGTCGTGACGTTCGAGCACGCACACCGACAGTCGCGCAACCCGGGCGCCGTGTGACCGGCTACATGCGCGCGGGCACGGTGATGCCGAGCAGGCCGAGGCCGCGCGTGAGCGTCTCGGCCGTGAGCGTGCACAGCGCGAGCCGCGAGGAGCGCTGCTCCGGCGTGTCCGCCTTGAGCACCGGGCACGCCTCGTAGAAGCTCGTGTACTGGCCGGCGAGCTCGTAGAGGTACGTGCAGAGGAGGTGCGGCTCCAGGGTCGCGGCGACTTCGTCCAGCACGTCGGCGAACGCGGCGAGCTTGAGCAGGAGCGCCTGCTCGACCGGCTCGGTGATCGTGGCGACGACGGTCGAGGTCTCCCCCGCGCGGGTGGCGATCGAGCCGGCACGGACCGCGGCGTACAGGAGGTACGGCGCGGTGTTGCCGTCCAGCGCGAGCATGCGGTCGAAGCTGAAGATCAGGTCGCGCTGGCGGGACGTGGACAGGTCCGCGTACTTGACCGCGCCGATCCCGACGGCCTGGGCGATGTCGGCACGCTCGGCGGCGTCGAGGTCGGGGTTCTTGGCGTCGACGATCGCCTGGGCACGTTCGATCGCGCTGTCGAGCAGCTCGGTCAGGGCGATCGTGCCGCCGCTGCGGGTCTTGAACGGGCGGCCGTCGTCACCGAGCATCGCGCCGAACGGGACGTGCTCGACCTGGCGGCCTTCGGTCCAGCCGGCGGCGGCCGCCGCGTCGAAGACCATCGCGAAGTGCTGCGCCTGGCGGGCGTCGGTGACGTAGATCATCCGGTCCGCGTCGAGGTCGGTGGTGCGGTAGCGGATGGCGGCCAGGTCGGTCGCGCCGTAGCCGTAGCCGCCGTCGGACTTGCGGATGATCAGCACGGCGGGCGTGCCGTCCTGGTTGGTGAAGCGGCTCGAGGCGACGACCACGGCGCCCTGGCTCTCGGTCGCGACGCCCGCCTCGAGCAGCGCGTCGACGGTGGCCGCCAGCAGCGGGTTGTAGAAGCTCTCGCCGACGACGTGCTCGTCGGTGAGCGTGACGTCCAGGCGGCGGTAGATCGCGTTGATGTGCTCGAGCGAGACCGCGACGAGGTCCCGCCACAGCGCGAGCGTCGTCGGGTCGCCGGCCTGCAGGGCGACCACCCGCAGGCGCGCCGTCTCCGCGAACGCCGGGTCGGCGTCGAAGCGCTGCTTGGCGTCCCGGTACAGCACGCCGAGCGCCGCGAAGTCCGGCAGGTGCTCGATGCCGCTGTCGAGCATGTGCTGCGTGAGCATCCCGAACTGCGTGCCCCAGTCGCCCAGGTGGTTGGCGCGCACGACCGCGTGCCCCTCGAACTCGAGCGTGCGCACGATCGCGTCGCCGATCACGGTCGAGCGCAGATGGCCGACGTGCATCTCCTTGGCGACGTTCGGCGCCGAGTAGTCGACCACGACGGTCTGCGGCTCGGCGGCGGGCGCGACGCCGAGGCGCGGGTCGGCCAGCGCGGCGGTGCCCCAGCGCGCGAGCGCGTCCGGCGCGAAGGCGAGGTTGAGGAAGCCGGGACCGGACACCTCGGCGCTCGTGAGCAGCCCGCCGGCGTCGCCCAGCGCTTCGAGCACGCGCTCCGCCAGCGCGCGCGGCGGCTGCCCGAGCTGCTTGGCGAGCTTCATCGCGAAGTTGGCCTGCAGGTCCGCGCCCGGCTGGCGGCTCGGCACCAGCAAGGGGTCCACGTCGGCCTCGCCGAGCGCGCGGTCGATCGCGCCGGTCAGCGCGGCGCGGAGGGCATGGGTCGGGGCGATGGCAGTCACGTGCGGGGCAGCATAGGCGCGCGACCGGTGCGTTTCCGGGCGCGGCGCCTGCGTGCCTCAGCGATCGCCCCGCAGCACCTCGATCAGCGAGGCGTCGTCGAGGTGGCCGAGCCCGGCCCGGCGGCCCGCGAGGTACAGCTGCTCGGCGGCGCTCGCGAGCGGCGCCGGGTAGGTGGCGCCGCGCGCCGCATCCGTCACCAGCCCCATGTCCTTGACGAAGATGTCCAGCGCGCTCTTGACCGCGTCGAAGTCGCCTTCGACCATGCGCTCGCCGCGGTCGTCGAGCATGAATGACGCAGCGGCGCCCTCCCGGACGACGTCGCGCACCGCGGCCGCCTCCAGCCCGAGCGCCTCGGCGAACGCGAGCGCCTCCGCGGCCGCCGCGATGTGCACGCCACACAGCAGCTGGTTGACGAGCTTGACCTTCTGGCCGTCGCCGGGCTGTGCGCCCACCACCGGCGCTGACCGGGCGAGCGCGTCGAGCAGCGGCCGGACCCGCGCGACCGCGTCCTCCTCCCCGGCGACCATGATCAGCAGGTCGCCGGCTTCCGCGCGCGCGACGCCGCCCGACACGGGCGCGTCGACGACCGCGCACGGCAGGCGCTCGGCCCACGCCTGCACCGGCGCCGGCCCCACCGTCGACATGACCACGAGCACGGCGTCATCCGCCGGCGCCGCCGCTTCGAGCACCGCGTCCAGCTGGTCCGGCGTCGCCACCATCACGACGACCACCGGGGCGCCCGCCGCCTCGGCCACCGAGGCCACGCGCGTGCGCGACGGATCGGCGTCGAACGCGAGCACCGCGTGGCCTGCGCGCTCCAGGCACGCGACCATCGGGGCACCCATCGCGCCGAGGCCGATCCAGCCGAGCTCCATGCCTACCTCTGTGCCCCCTCGAGGGCCGGCGTGATCGCGAAGTTCTGGCGGAAGACGTTGTCGGGGTCGTACTCGGCCTTCAGCTCGCGCAGGCGGCTGAAGGTCGGCTCCGGGAACGCGTCGTGGATGCGCTCCTGGCGCGGGTCGGTGTCGAAGCTCAGGTACAGCCCGTTCATGTGCGGATAGACGAGCTCGTCCCACGCCGCGTTGATCCGCTCCATCGTGCGGCCGACCGCGTTGACGCTGAAGTTCTGCGTGCGGTGGGCGTACGCGGTGGCGTCGCCCGGCAGGTCGTTGACAGCGCCGCCGACCGTGCGGATCTGCAGCCAGCCCGTCTCGCCCGACTGCACGAGCGCGGCCAGGCCGCCGGCGGTCGCCTCGTCCAGGTGATCGGCGAGCCCGGCGCGGATCGCGGTCGGCGAGCCGCCCATGTGCACGCCGCCCTGCGGCGCGACGATCGCCGGGTAGGGCACGAGCTGCGCCTGCTGGTCGAGCACGGGCGCGATCTCCAGCAGGGGCGTCAGCGCGTCGATCGCCGCCTCGGCGTCGTCGCCGGCGAAGACGGAGTACAGCTGGATGATCGGCACGCCCTGCTGGACGACCAGGTTGAGGAAGCTCGTCAGCTCGCGCGGCGCGTGCTCGAGCCGGTAGCCCCAGCGGGTCAGCGCCTGCGCGGTGTCCCGCGCGTCGAAGGCCATCGTCGAGAACACGACCTTGTCGACCGGGTACGCGGTGAGCTCGAACTCGGTGACGATGCCGAAGTTCCCGCCCGCGCCGCGGATCGCCCACAGCAGGTCCGCGTCGGCGCGCACGATCGAGCCGTCCGCGAGCACGACCTGCGCGCCCGTGATGTGGTCGATCGTCAGGCCGTGCTTGCGCGCCATGAAGCCGACGCCGCCCGCGGTCGCGAGCCCGCCGACGCCGACGTCGCCGAAGTCGCCCGAGCTCATCCCGAGCCCGTGCTTGCCCAGCTCAGCCGCCACGTTGCCCCAGCGCGCGCCCGGGCCGAGCGTGACGGCGTCACCGTCGACCGCGACCCGGTCGAGCTTGCCGAGGTCGATCACGACGCCGCCGTCGTTGGTCGAGCGGCCGCTGATGCCGTGCCCGCCGCTGCGGACCGCCAGCGGCACGTCCTGCTCGCGCGCGTAGATCAGCGCCTGCGAGACCTCCTCGGCGTTCGCCGGCCGCAGCACCAGGCCCGGTGAGCCCTTGCGCATGTAGGTCGAGCGGACCTTGCCGTACGCGCGGTCACCGGGCTCGACGGACTCGACCGGCGCCGCGTCGTAGTCGATCCCGGACATGCGCTGCGCCTTGACCGCCGCGTTGCGGCCGACCGGGCCGGTCGTGGTGCCGCGCTGACGGCGCGCCTCCGTGACGATCGCCCGGACGGCCGGCGCGACCTCCTTGCCGAAGCGCTCGATCGCGTACGGGTCGTCGCTGCCGAGGATGAAGGTGGAGAAGCCGTGCTCGAGCGCGAGCTGGGCGATCTCGTCGATGTCGTCCGTGTTGAGGTTGAGCAGGCGCCGGATCTCACGCGGGTCCCGCCCGGCCTTCTCCGCCGCCTCGTCGATGCGCGCGTTCGACGGCGCGTAGTCCTCCGGCTGCATGTAGGCCTGCGAGGGCAGCCAGCCGTCGGCCTTGCGCCCGGTCAGCCGCAGCATCCGCGGCTTGTACGCGCCGAGGTGGATCGGGATCTCGTGCGCCGGCTCGGGGCCACGCTTGGCGCCGATCACCTTGTAGTGCTCACCGTCCACGCGCACGCCGCGCCGGGTCGTCACGTCCCACATCTGGCGCAGGACGTCGATTGCCTCCTCCAGCGCCGTCACCGACTCGCCCGGCGACCGTCGCGGGCCGCCCATCGCGACGATCGGGTCCCAGAACGCGCCGGCGCCGAGCCCGAGCTCCACCCGGCCCTGCGAGAGCCGGTCGAGGCTGGCGGCGCTGCGCGCCAGCACGGCGGGCTGCCGCAGCGGAAGGCTGAGCACGTTCGGGGAGACCTTCAGCGTCTCCGTGCTCGCGGCGACCCACGTCATCAGCGTCCACGTGTCCAGGAACGCCGACTGGTACGGGTGGTCCTGGAAGGTCGCGAGGTCGAGCCCCGCGCGCTCGGTCAGCTGCGCGAGCGCGACGACATCCGCGGGGTTGGCCGCCTGCGGCGTGAGGAAGGTGCCGAAGACGAGGTCGTGTCCATAGTCGGCCATGGCTAGAGGTGCTCCTGGGCCCAAGTCGAGATCTGTTCGAACGCCGGCATCAGCGCGGCGCCGCGCTCGCTGAGCGCGTAGGTGACCGAGATGGGCGGACCTGGATCGACGGTGCGGGTGATCAGGCCTGCCTGCGTCAACTCGGTGAGGCGGTCCGACAGCACGGAATCGGAGATCCCGCCGACCGCCCGCGACAGCTCACGGAAGCCGGTGGGGCCACCGGTGCCGAGCGTGCCGAGCACGACGGCGGTCCAGCGCTTCCCGAGCAGGGAGAACGCGCGGCTCAGCGCCGCGTCGGCGCCGAGGCACTGCTGTTGGGTGAGCTGCTTCACGCACGTAATGTTAGCGACTAGGAATTTCGAAGCGACTCGCGCATTCGCACCGATGAGTTCCGGGAGACGGGGACGTCTACGCCTTCGTGAGCACCTTCGTCTTGATCCCCGGCGCCGGCGGCGCCGCCTGGTACTGGCACCGCGTCGTCCCGCGGTTGAACGCCGCGGGCCACACGGCGATCGCGGTCGACCTGCCCGGCGCGAGCCCGACCGCGGGCCTGCGCGAGTACGAGGCGTTCGTGGCCGCGGCCGCCGCGGGCGAGGAGCGCGTCGTGCTGGTCGCGCAGTCGATGGGCGCGTTCACAGCGCTCGGGTGCTGCGAGCGGCTGCCGGTCGAGCGCCTGGTCCTGCTCAACGCGATGATCCCCGCGCCGGGTGAGACGCCCGGCCAGTGGTGGTCGAACACCGACTGGCCCGAAGTCGACGACATCGACGACATCGACGCGCTGTTCCTGCACGACGTGCCGCCCGAGGTCGCGGCGGCGGGTGCCGCGCACCAGCGGCCCGAGGCCGACGTCGCGTTCGGCCAGCCGTGCGGGTTCAAGCGCTGGCCGTCGATCCCGACCGCGGTGCTCGTCGGGCGCGAGGACCGCCTGTTCCCGCCGTCCTTCCAAGCGCGGGTGGCGCGGGAGCGGCTGGGCCTCGACGTGATCGCCGTGCCCGGCGGCCACCTCGCGGCCCTGAGTCAGCCCGAGGCGGTCGCCGAGGCGATCCTGGCGCCTACCGCTTGGACTTCTTGGTCCGCGCCTTGATCTCCGAGCGCAGCGTCGGGCCGCAGTCGCTGTACTCCTCGAGCTCGGTCGGGAGGTTCTTCAGCGCCTTGCGCAGCGCAGCCACCGAGTAGCGGCGGTCGATCCAGCCGTTGTCCGCGCAGTCGCGCAGGATCGTCTTCGTCGACTTGCTCTTGCTGCTCAGGCGGCCGTCGCCGCCGCTCTTCAGGACGCGCTTCAGCCGCTTCTTGCACTCCTTGCCCTTGCTGCTCTTGGGCGTCTTGGCGATCGCGCGGCGCAGCTCGCTCTTGCTGTAACGGCCGTCGACGCGACCGTCCGCGGTGCAGTCGCGAACGGGTTTCGGCGCCTTCGCGGCGGACGCCATCGAAGGCGCTGCAAGCAGGGAGACGAGCACGACGACTGCGGTTACGAGCTTGGTCATGGAGAGCTTCAACGGGTGCTTCGCGCAGAAGTTGCTCTCCAGTACGGTGCGTCCGTGGCGTTGCGCTACCCGTCCCCGGCGCTGACCGACGGCGCAGTCACGCTCCGGCCGTGGCACGACGACGACCTCGCCTGCGTCGAACAGGCCGCCACCGATCCGCGGATCCCGGCCGGGACGACCGTGCCGGCCGTGTTCACGCGCGAGGCGGGGCTCGCCTTCATCGAGCGTCAGCGGCGGCGGGTCGAGGACGGCGAGGGCGTCTCGCTGGCGATCTCGGCGGACGGGCGCGCGGTTGGCCTGCTCTGGCTCGGCGTGCGGCCGCAGCCGGAGGTCGTCGGCGTCGGCTACTGGGTGGTCCCGGCGGCGCGCGGGCGCGGCTTCGGCGCGCGGGCGGTGCGACTCGCCGCGGGCTGGGCGCTCGACCACGTGGGGGTCGCGCGGCTCGAGGCGTGGGTCGCACCCGTCAACGTCCCCTCGCAGCGACTGCTCGTGTCGGCCGGCTTCCAGCTCGAAGGCCGGCTGCGCAAGTTCCTCGACGGCGGCCGCACGGACGCGCTCGTGTTCTCGCGCGTGGTCGAGGACGAGCACCGCGGGACGACCACCGGCGTGCCCGTGCCGCGGCGTGAGCTGCTGCGCGTGGTGCAGGACCTCAACGGGATCGTCGTCTCGCTCGACCGGCTCGGATCGGCGATGGCCTTCGACGAGCTGGAGGCGCTGGCCGTCGCCCAGTACGTCGAGCACGGGGACGTCTTCGCGCGGCTGGCGGTCGCCCGCGGCGTGCTCGCCGACGCGTTGTCCGCGGAGCTGGAGACGGGCGACGAGCGCGTGGCGCTCGACGAGGAGATCAGCGCGCGGAGCACGTACTGGCCCGACGTCGGCGAGCCGGTCGTCCTCGCGCTGTCCGACGGCGTGCGTGACGTGCTGCAGCGTGTGCTCGAACGCGCGCTGGAAGAGAAGGGCGGCGACGTCATCGACGACATCGAGTGGGGTGACGTGCGGGCGTTCATCGACGAGGTGACGGACCCGCTCCGAGACGGCCGGTCCGCCGCCGGGAACCTGGTGGTGACGCCCTACGAGGTGCCGTCGATCTTGGCGGTCATCGACGGCGTCGGCGAGTCCCAGGCTGGCGGCGTGGCGTGGTACGAGCTCGATGCCGTCGAGCGGTACGCGGTGCAGCGCGTGCTCGACCGGTTAGGCAGTCGGCGCTGACAGTCGGCCCGCGTCGGCACCTCCCTGCGCTCGCCCCTGAACTCGCACTTCGGTCCGCGTCCGTCGCGGCCATTCGCCCCCTTGGCTGCCCAGAGATCGACATAGACCCAAGCTGGCACGTTTCGGTGGTGATCGCTGCGGCCAACGGGCTTTTCGCGGCGTAGCACACGTGCTACATTCCGACCATGGGACGGGCTATCACGCAGCGCGAGCTCCGGAACCAAAGTGGCGACATCATGCGCGCACTCGACCGAGGCGAGAGCTTCACTGTAACCCGCAACGGTGTGCCGGTTGGTGAGCTGAGCCCAACGCGCCCGCGTCAAGTCGTCGATCGCGACACTGTCCTGGCCGCCTTCGCCGGCGCACCCCCGGTCGATCACGCCCGCCTGCGCGAGGACCTCGACCGCTTGAGCGAGCAAGACCCTGCTCCTCGTGTCTGACGCCACGGTTTCACACGGGTTGCTGGACACGTCCGTCGTCATCGATCTCGGACTGATCGATCCTGCGCATTTGCCCGAACGCATCTCGGTGTCGGCACTCACCATGGCCGAGTTGGCGGCCGGCCCGCACGCCACCGACGACCCAGTCGAACGCGCCCGCCGTCAGGACCGTCTGCAGCGAGCGGAGAGCACGTTTGATCCGTTGCCGTTCGACGCCGACGCCGCACGCGCGTACGGCCGCATCTACGCGTCTGTCGTCGCGGCGGGACGCAAGGCTCGCGGACGTCGAGCCGTCGACCTCCTGATCGCCGCGACCGCGCTCGCACACGGCTTGACCCTTTACACCCGCAACCCGGACGACTTCGCCCATCTAGACGACGTCCGAGTGATCTCCGTCGAAGCGGCGTAGCCGTCCTGGGATATCGGCTTCGCGCAAAGCAGGAGAGCGGTCTCCGCGCGGACGGCCAGAAAAGTGGTGTCTGCTTGACGCTCTGCTGCTTTCTCGGCAAAGCACCTGAGCGCCCAACCGGGCGGAGCCGTCGCTTCGCTGCTGGGTGTCGCATCGCGCCGCGACCTCGCCAAGCGCGTGTGGGTCAAGCGCCCCGGCGTTGACCGTCGGTTGCGCGCAAAGCGAAGTGCGCACAGCACCACTGCTCGCTTCGTTAGACGCTCGTCGAAAATCGCGTCTATCCACAATTGCACTAATTTCGACCGACATCGAAGCAAGCACCTGGGAAGCGCTTCGCCCGCCAACGGCCTGATACTGCGGTCGATTCCTGAAGAACCAACCGAGGTCGACCGCGCGATCGCGTTGCTCGTGCTCAACCACTGGGTCACGGTCGGAGGTACCGAGGTCGATGTCGCGTTGCTCGTTCGCGACCGCGACGTGCGCCCGCTTACAGCGCCATGGTGGACCGGCAAACAAGTCAGCGTGGTTGCCGTCGACGTCAACGGCAACTTCTTCCTTCGGCACCCCGGAGGATCGGTGCTCTACTGGCATCACATCAACGCCACCGAGTTCGTCGTCGCCTCAAGCGTCCGCGAATTCTTGCGGAGCCTGCATCCCCGACGGTGGTAGACGAGCAAGCGCTGCGTCCAAGGGGGACACAACGAGAGTGCCGTTCTTCGACGATTCGGTCCCTTGTCGCACCGCAGCTGCGCCGCTCTGGAGACCGCACGAGCGCGGCTGGCCGAGCTCGGGGTACAACGTTGAGCATGAGGCTGGCCGCTGGAGCTCCGACGCGTTGGACCGTCTTACTCCGCGACGGCTCCAAGCTCGTGGTGTGGGCCGATGGCTACGTGCTGGCAGACGAGCACTACGTGTTCAGCAGCCTCTTCGACTTCGACGAAGAGGACGAAATGCCAGACGACGACCTCGTCGTTGCGGTCACGCCCTCGAATCCGCGTCGGTTGATGCTGGCGATAGCGCGCATTCCCAGGCTGGCCGTGCTGCTGGAAGGAGGCGACACGGACTGGCCGGCGATCGAGAGCCGGTAGGAATCAGGAGGTCGGGCAAAGAAGCGCTTATCGACGAACTCGCGCTTTCGACGCCGATCAGTCCGCGGCTGACGTCCTGAGTCAGCCCGGCTGTTACACGCCGCAGATGGAGGAGCGCTCTGTATAAGCCTCTAGTGATGCGCGCGGTCGAGGACTTCGTCGTCGGTGCTGAGTCCGGCTGCGGTCAGTGCTGCCCGAAGTCCGTCGTCGTGGCGCTGGTAGCTGGCGACACGACCGTCTCGGATTACGAAGCGCGACGCGATGCATGCCCGTCCGAGCTCATCGTTTGAGCTCACCTCGGTCCACCGGGCGTCCTGTTCGACCACGACCGAGCCGTCCCCGCCGCAGAACCAGCGCAACTGGTCCGCGGAGAACCCGGCTCGAGCGAGCCAGTCGGCCAGCACCGCCCGATCCATGATCCCGTTCCCGCGCGGTCCGGCGATCTGGACCTGCGTGTGCGTCAGACGCTGCAGTGCATCAGCGTCTCTGCGGTTCACCGCGTTCAACCACGCGTCCACCACAGCCAATGAACCGGTACCCATGCCGCGACTCTACGGGACACGACGGCGCCGACAGCGCCGCAGAAATAGCGCTTGTCGGCGTTGGCGCATCGCGAGGTGCGCTGAGACCCTGGCGAATCCCATGTGTTCGTTATCGCGACTCGCAACGCAAGCTTGCATGCACGACGGACGCGCTCGGGATCGCCTGCCTCAACCGCGATCGCTTCCGTGATCGAGTGGCTCGCGGGTGCCAACGCGCGCGTCCTCGGTTGCAGTGATGATCTACGCTGAGACGGCGTCCGAGACGTTTGGTGAGCATCAGGATCTCGTGGAGCTCGGGGAGGGTGGGGCGCGTCAGGCGAGATCAGGCATGTGACCACGTCTCGGGTGCAACGGTCGCCGGCGACGAGGCGGTAGCGTCGAGGATCAGACGGCTGCACTCGTCGGGGACATCCCATTGGGGGAAGTGCCCGCAGCTCTCGAACCAGTGCACACGCGCGTCCGGGAACAGCTCGCCGGCCCGCGCCGCCTGGCTGGGCAGGCAGACGAGATCGCGTCGTCCCCAGCCGATCACGATCGGGCCCCGAGCGGTGCCGGCGGCCATCCCGGCCTGCGCGGGCCCGTGGACGAGCGCCTGGAACGCCGCATCAAGCGACGGTGAGTGGGAATAGCCGCGGAGCTCACGCAGAACGATGTCGCCGTCAAGTGCCCACGGCCGGGCCGAGAACTGCCCCAGGAGCAGCGTGCGACCAACCGGGTTGCTGACCAGCAGTGGCAGCACCGGCGCAAGCGCGCGCACGAGTTTCACCGACGAACCGATCGTGGCGCCGAACACCCGCCGCTGACGGT comes from Solirubrobacter pauli and encodes:
- a CDS encoding alpha/beta fold hydrolase; this translates as MTAADLHHVHRGSGRPLLLIHGLGSSWRSWDPVLPALSAEREVIAVDLPGFGDTPPLVGEVTISTLADALEGFLNGHDLDGVDVVGSSMGARLALELARRRRVGAVVSLDPGGFWTDRQRRVFGATIGSSVKLVRALAPVLPLLVSNPVGRTLLLGQFSARPWALDGDIVLRELRGYSHSPSLDAAFQALVHGPAQAGMAAGTARGPIVIGWGRRDLVCLPSQAARAGELFPDARVHWFESCGHFPQWDVPDECSRLILDATASSPATVAPETWSHA